One region of Streptomyces subrutilus genomic DNA includes:
- a CDS encoding immunity 49 family protein — MSVIVPRQDYPKDEMAGVVPVMEGSLSYSLEEIETSHSSRSGAVMRSLNVALVRTVGDPGAVMLETWESWLLTMQVHSAVFAATAPDLETVTCKIRQEERHLATTGPQTYLNANTWLNAFYLAIICREEARLDMLARIPVSLLRDFGGALDEYAYAWVETLQSFWLHRDDLRTHLIRAVDLSAPEQARVVDAEEMSKLRYPPIMMLYRYLRGDVAGFNEALADAVRWHKEYWTADEDRAHNILGVVALAPLAIASLAKANGLPVEVQTDYLPEALLDFAWRGEFDA, encoded by the coding sequence GTGTCCGTGATCGTGCCGCGCCAGGACTATCCGAAGGACGAGATGGCGGGGGTGGTTCCCGTCATGGAGGGGTCGCTGTCCTATTCGCTGGAGGAGATCGAGACCTCGCACAGCTCCAGGTCGGGCGCAGTCATGAGGTCGCTGAACGTCGCCCTCGTCCGCACCGTGGGGGACCCCGGTGCCGTCATGCTGGAGACCTGGGAGTCCTGGCTGCTGACCATGCAGGTGCACTCGGCCGTCTTCGCCGCCACCGCTCCCGACCTGGAAACGGTCACCTGCAAGATCCGCCAGGAGGAGCGCCACCTCGCCACCACCGGCCCGCAGACCTACCTCAACGCGAACACGTGGCTCAACGCCTTCTACCTCGCGATCATCTGCCGTGAGGAAGCCCGCCTCGACATGCTGGCCCGGATCCCGGTGTCCCTGCTGCGCGACTTCGGCGGAGCCCTGGACGAGTACGCCTACGCCTGGGTGGAGACCCTCCAGAGCTTCTGGCTCCACCGGGACGACCTGCGCACGCACCTGATCCGCGCCGTGGACCTGAGCGCTCCCGAACAGGCCCGTGTCGTCGACGCGGAGGAGATGAGCAAACTCCGCTACCCGCCGATCATGATGCTCTACCGCTACCTGCGGGGCGACGTCGCCGGCTTCAACGAGGCCCTGGCCGACGCCGTCCGCTGGCACAAGGAGTACTGGACCGCCGACGAGGACCGCGCCCACAACATCCTGGGCGTCGTGGCCCTCGCCCCCCTGGCGATCGCCTCCCTGGCGAAGGCCAACGGCCTCCCGGTCGAGGTGCAGACCGACTACCTCCCTGAAGCCCTCCTCGACTTCGCCTGGCGCGGCGAGTTCGACGCCTGA
- a CDS encoding alpha/beta hydrolase yields MDTSRLLRTTGTVMAAAGLLLVGCTSGGAAGPKAAASSAPASVDPAALRPYYEQKLSWRDCGVPGFQCSTMKAPLDYAEPGSGQDVEIAVARRPATGPGKRLGSLVVNPGGPGGSGIGYLQAYAGIGYPAPVRARYDMVSFDPRGVDRSSPVECLTGPAMDKYTQVDQTPDDAAERALLVAAFKEFAAGCQARSQRVLPHVSTVEAARDMDLLRAVLGDEKLTYVGASYGTFLGATYADLFPDRVGRLVLDGAMDPSRPAVDLNRDQTAGFETAFTAFTKDCAKQEGCPLGTGGPEAVAARLKEFFRKLDAQPVPTGDAARPLGEALATTGVIAALYDESAWPQLREALTAAMDGDGASLLSLADSYYERSPDGKYANLMSANAAVNCLDQPPAFTGPDAVRSALPSFEKASPVFGTGLAWASLNCTYWPVKATGTAKPLAAKGAAPILVVGTTRDPATPYKWAQALADQLDSGTLLTYDGDGHTAYGRGSDCIDTSINRYLLEGKVPPKDKKC; encoded by the coding sequence ATGGACACCAGTCGCCTGCTGCGTACCACCGGGACCGTGATGGCAGCCGCCGGGCTGCTGCTCGTCGGATGCACCTCCGGCGGGGCGGCAGGGCCCAAGGCCGCCGCGTCCTCCGCTCCGGCGTCGGTCGATCCGGCGGCGCTGCGCCCGTACTACGAGCAGAAGCTGAGCTGGCGCGACTGCGGTGTCCCGGGGTTCCAGTGCTCCACGATGAAGGCCCCGCTGGACTACGCGGAACCCGGCTCCGGCCAGGACGTCGAGATCGCGGTGGCCCGCCGCCCGGCGACCGGGCCCGGCAAGCGGCTCGGGTCGTTGGTGGTCAACCCGGGCGGCCCGGGCGGATCCGGTATCGGCTACCTGCAGGCGTACGCGGGGATCGGCTATCCCGCGCCCGTCCGCGCCCGGTACGACATGGTCTCCTTCGACCCGCGCGGGGTGGACCGCAGCAGCCCCGTCGAGTGCCTGACCGGCCCGGCGATGGACAAGTACACACAGGTGGACCAGACCCCGGACGACGCCGCAGAGCGGGCGCTGCTGGTGGCGGCCTTCAAGGAGTTCGCCGCCGGCTGCCAGGCGCGCTCGCAGCGGGTCCTGCCGCACGTCTCGACCGTCGAGGCGGCCCGCGACATGGACCTGCTGCGCGCGGTGCTCGGCGACGAGAAGCTCACGTACGTCGGCGCCTCGTACGGCACCTTCCTGGGGGCGACGTACGCGGACCTCTTCCCCGACCGGGTCGGGCGGCTGGTGCTGGACGGCGCGATGGACCCGTCCCGTCCGGCGGTCGACCTGAACCGGGACCAGACGGCGGGCTTCGAGACGGCCTTCACCGCCTTTACGAAGGACTGCGCCAAGCAGGAGGGCTGCCCGCTGGGCACGGGCGGTCCGGAGGCGGTGGCGGCGCGCCTGAAGGAGTTCTTCCGCAAGCTCGACGCCCAGCCCGTGCCCACGGGCGACGCGGCCCGGCCGCTGGGCGAGGCCCTCGCGACCACCGGGGTGATCGCGGCCCTGTACGACGAGAGCGCCTGGCCGCAGCTGCGCGAGGCGCTCACCGCGGCCATGGACGGCGACGGGGCGAGCCTGCTGAGCCTGGCCGACAGCTACTACGAGCGTTCGCCGGACGGCAAGTACGCCAACCTGATGTCCGCGAACGCCGCCGTCAACTGCCTGGACCAGCCCCCGGCCTTCACCGGTCCGGACGCGGTGCGATCCGCCCTGCCGTCCTTCGAGAAGGCCTCCCCGGTCTTCGGCACGGGCCTGGCCTGGGCCTCGCTGAACTGCACGTACTGGCCGGTGAAGGCCACGGGCACGGCGAAGCCACTGGCCGCGAAGGGAGCGGCGCCGATCCTGGTCGTCGGCACCACCCGCGACCCGGCGACCCCGTACAAGTGGGCCCAGGCCCTGGCGGACCAGCTCGACTCGGGCACCCTCCTGACGTACGACGGCGACGGGCACACGGCGTACGGGCGCGGCAGCGACTGCATCGACACCTCGATCAACCGCTACCTGCTGGAGGGCAAGGTCCCGCCGAAGGACAAGAAGTGCTGA
- a CDS encoding DNA polymerase III subunit delta', producing the protein MPVWDDLVGQERVQKQLAAAARDADALVTAITDGTAVPGGSKMTHAWLFTGPPGSGRSTAARAFAAALQCTSPDRALGGEPGCGFCEGCHTTVIGTHADVEIVRTDLLSIGVKETRDLVRRAQLSPAVGRWQVIVLEDADRLTEGAGNVLLKAVEEPAPRTVWLLCAPSLEDVLPTIRSRCRHLTLRTPPVDAVAEVLVRRDGIEPAVAAAAARATQGHIGRARRLATDEAARSRRATVLKVPLRIDDVGGCLKAAQELVDAAAEDAKQVAEEVDVKETEELRAALGAQAGAGSRMPRGTAGVMKELEDRQKRRRTRTQRDTLDLALTDLTGFYRDVLALQLGSSVAIANEEIRPDLDRIARASGPERTLRRIEAIIACREALDRNVSPLLAVEAMTMSLRAG; encoded by the coding sequence ATGCCCGTATGGGACGACCTGGTGGGACAGGAGCGGGTCCAGAAGCAGCTGGCCGCCGCCGCGCGCGACGCCGACGCCCTGGTCACGGCCATCACGGACGGGACCGCGGTCCCCGGCGGCTCCAAGATGACCCACGCGTGGCTGTTCACCGGGCCGCCCGGCTCGGGGCGGTCCACCGCCGCCCGGGCCTTCGCGGCCGCCCTCCAGTGCACCAGCCCCGACCGCGCCCTCGGGGGTGAGCCGGGCTGCGGGTTCTGCGAAGGCTGCCACACCACCGTGATCGGCACGCACGCCGATGTGGAGATCGTCCGCACCGATCTGCTGTCGATCGGTGTGAAGGAGACCCGCGACCTGGTGCGCCGGGCCCAGCTCTCCCCGGCCGTGGGCCGCTGGCAGGTCATCGTGCTGGAGGACGCCGACCGGCTCACCGAGGGGGCGGGCAACGTACTCCTCAAGGCCGTGGAGGAGCCCGCCCCGAGGACGGTGTGGCTGCTCTGCGCTCCCTCGCTGGAAGACGTGCTGCCCACGATCCGCTCCCGCTGCCGCCACCTGACCCTGCGCACCCCGCCGGTCGACGCCGTGGCCGAGGTGCTGGTCCGGCGCGACGGCATCGAGCCCGCCGTGGCCGCGGCCGCCGCCCGTGCCACCCAGGGGCACATCGGGCGGGCGCGCCGGCTCGCGACCGACGAGGCCGCCCGCTCCCGCCGTGCCACGGTGCTGAAGGTCCCGCTCCGCATCGACGACGTGGGCGGCTGCCTCAAGGCCGCACAGGAGCTGGTGGACGCCGCCGCCGAGGATGCCAAGCAGGTCGCGGAAGAGGTCGACGTCAAGGAGACCGAGGAGCTGAGGGCCGCGCTCGGCGCCCAGGCGGGCGCCGGCAGCCGGATGCCCCGCGGCACGGCGGGTGTGATGAAGGAGCTGGAGGACCGGCAGAAGCGCCGCCGCACCCGGACCCAGCGCGACACCCTGGACCTGGCGCTGACCGACCTCACCGGCTTCTACCGGGACGTGCTGGCCCTCCAGCTCGGCTCGTCCGTGGCCATCGCCAACGAGGAGATACGCCCGGACCTCGACCGGATCGCCCGCGCCTCGGGGCCCGAGCGGACCCTGCGCCGGATCGAGGCGATCATCGCCTGCCGGGAGGCCCTGGACCGCAATGTGTCCCCCCTCCTCGCGGTCGAGGCGATGACGATGTCCCTGCGCGCGGGCTGA
- a CDS encoding immunity 49 family protein — translation MTAAVGRHGAAGGPDDEDYAARMTTTAIEGIASLESFPGMLDALWSSVRLSVAARSAVDPDASGIDTWEAVVNAMQVGSTLFQVTGAADGTVECRIHHEIRRLPAIGPKQIANCPNWLDAFWFAVVCRDHKRMTALCEVPLETLRASGAAHDGYLYHWVAALQAYGTHRQADMVEELKQAFQQSHPDVVRIAPRDWLQQISYPPINLFYRFVKRDHDGFNDALVEALELHKAYWSHEDRDFDVSGLWAVGPLAMACFAYDGGFPVNVASEYLPIQLLNRAWLGEFPT, via the coding sequence GTGACCGCCGCTGTTGGCCGGCATGGCGCCGCAGGCGGCCCTGACGACGAGGACTACGCGGCGCGGATGACGACCACGGCGATCGAGGGGATCGCGTCCCTGGAGAGCTTTCCCGGGATGCTCGACGCCCTGTGGAGCTCTGTCCGCCTCAGTGTCGCCGCGCGGTCCGCCGTGGATCCAGACGCTTCGGGCATTGACACTTGGGAAGCAGTGGTCAACGCGATGCAGGTCGGCTCGACCCTTTTCCAGGTTACGGGCGCCGCCGACGGAACAGTGGAATGCCGTATCCACCATGAAATCCGGCGACTGCCTGCCATCGGACCGAAGCAGATTGCCAATTGCCCCAACTGGTTGGATGCCTTCTGGTTCGCGGTCGTCTGCCGCGACCACAAGCGAATGACCGCACTGTGTGAAGTCCCGCTGGAGACGCTGCGGGCCTCAGGGGCAGCGCACGACGGATATCTGTATCACTGGGTCGCGGCGCTGCAGGCGTATGGGACACACCGGCAGGCAGACATGGTGGAGGAGCTGAAGCAAGCGTTCCAGCAATCCCATCCTGATGTGGTGCGGATCGCCCCGCGGGACTGGTTGCAGCAGATCTCGTACCCACCGATCAACCTTTTCTACCGATTCGTCAAGCGCGACCATGACGGCTTCAACGATGCTTTGGTCGAAGCACTTGAGTTGCACAAGGCGTACTGGAGCCACGAGGACCGCGACTTCGACGTCTCCGGGCTGTGGGCGGTCGGCCCGCTGGCCATGGCGTGCTTCGCCTACGACGGCGGCTTTCCCGTCAACGTGGCTTCGGAATACCTCCCGATCCAGCTCCTGAACCGAGCCTGGCTCGGCGAGTTCCCCACCTAG